A genomic segment from Nocardia cyriacigeorgica GUH-2 encodes:
- a CDS encoding HAD family hydrolase, with protein MTATALDPRQAILVDFGGVLTTSVLEAFRAFGASLGHPDLPITLLGTDPQSRTLLADHESGRIDADTFEAGFAERLRAHGAEVDAAGLSGRMQGGLRPDEDSIALIRRLRDAGVPVALVSNAFGRDCYAGFDLSELADVVVISSEVGVRKPSRRIYQIACDELGVRPDQSVMIDDLRQNLDGAARLGIAGVLHTTAADTGRQLAERHGIGT; from the coding sequence ATGACGGCCACCGCACTCGACCCGCGCCAGGCGATCCTGGTCGATTTCGGCGGCGTCCTGACCACCAGCGTGCTCGAGGCGTTCCGCGCGTTCGGCGCCTCGCTCGGGCACCCGGATCTGCCGATCACCCTGCTCGGCACCGACCCGCAGTCGCGCACGCTGCTGGCCGACCACGAGTCCGGACGCATCGACGCCGACACCTTCGAAGCCGGTTTCGCCGAACGGCTGCGGGCCCACGGCGCCGAGGTCGACGCGGCCGGATTGAGCGGGCGAATGCAAGGCGGACTGCGTCCGGACGAGGACAGCATCGCGCTGATCCGGCGGTTGCGCGACGCCGGTGTTCCGGTGGCACTGGTGTCCAATGCCTTCGGCCGCGATTGTTATGCCGGATTCGATCTGTCCGAGCTTGCCGATGTCGTCGTGATCTCCTCGGAGGTCGGCGTGCGTAAGCCGTCGCGGCGGATCTACCAGATCGCCTGTGACGAGTTGGGTGTGCGGCCGGATCAGTCGGTGATGATCGATGATCTACGGCAGAACCTCGACGGTGCCGCGCGGCTCGGCATCGCCGGAGTGTTGCATACCACCGCTGCCGATACCGGTCGCCAGCTTGCCGAGCGGCATGGTATCGGCACCTGA
- a CDS encoding TetR/AcrR family transcriptional regulator, translated as MTPRGERTRTKLVDAAELVFARLGFVETRVADIVAEAGVAHGTFYVYFDSKEAIFHAVVLNLITDMRDKVRARMGTQPETAVEAIESAVRAYVQAFRDHQRLMLLWGEVAGLNPEIGRLAQTEIDLFIDRAESMIIRLQDNRLAARDIDARYAATALCGMVREFCIQQAKLGTDIDADAAAATLSTLWVRGIGVVHGAPPV; from the coding sequence TTGACTCCACGCGGAGAGCGGACTCGGACGAAACTGGTCGACGCCGCCGAACTGGTGTTCGCGCGCCTCGGCTTCGTCGAAACCCGGGTGGCCGACATCGTCGCCGAAGCCGGCGTCGCGCACGGCACCTTCTACGTGTATTTCGACTCCAAAGAAGCGATCTTCCACGCGGTCGTGCTGAACCTGATCACCGATATGCGCGACAAGGTCCGCGCGCGCATGGGCACCCAGCCGGAGACCGCTGTCGAAGCCATCGAGTCGGCTGTGCGCGCCTACGTGCAGGCCTTCCGTGATCATCAGCGCCTGATGCTGCTGTGGGGTGAGGTCGCCGGCCTGAATCCGGAGATCGGCAGGCTCGCACAGACCGAGATCGATCTGTTCATCGATCGTGCCGAATCCATGATCATCCGGTTGCAGGACAATCGTCTCGCCGCCCGCGATATCGACGCCCGCTACGCCGCGACCGCCTTGTGCGGGATGGTGCGCGAATTCTGCATCCAACAGGCGAAACTCGGCACCGATATCGACGCCGACGCGGCCGCGGCCACCCTCTCGACGCTCTGGGTGCGCGGTATCGGGGTGGTCCACGGCGCGCCGCCGGTATAA
- a CDS encoding AMP-binding protein: MANVCDPVRTHAETAPDSVALRSERGEWTYRQLHRLATRYGGALVAAGLRPGDRVLLAAPSVPEFVVAYLGIQAAGCVVVPVNTMSTRAEVDYFLTDADCALAIAWHELGPAVTEAADHTGTPFWSLPAGAQVAAEPVECADRDRTDTAAILYTSGTTGRPKGAQLTVGNLLAGGEIGAASSRGTAADRTGTGLPLFHVFGQAAVMMSCFTAGGSLSLLARFDPVAMLEMLRRDRLTIMAGVPTMWNAMLRAADSADPADFVQLRVAISGGASLPGEVAREFQKTFGCTILEGYGLTETTAFGTFNDLDRGAKIGYTGRAVERTRVEVRDHDGAPCPPGEVGEVFVRGETVMKGYWRRPEATADVLSPDGWFRTGDLGEFDADGDLRIVDRVKDLIIRGGYNVYPGEVEEVLYEHPEIVEAAVVGVPDDHYGEEVAAVIVTAPDSGLDAEGVSHWSRERLSAYKIPRIIRFTDALPKGATGKILKRAIDRESLRQ; this comes from the coding sequence ATGGCCAACGTCTGCGATCCCGTTCGCACCCACGCCGAGACCGCGCCCGACAGTGTCGCGCTGCGCAGTGAGCGCGGCGAATGGACCTATCGCCAGCTGCACCGGCTCGCCACGCGGTACGGCGGCGCACTCGTCGCCGCCGGCCTGCGCCCGGGTGACCGGGTCCTGCTCGCCGCGCCGTCGGTACCCGAATTCGTGGTGGCGTACTTGGGAATTCAGGCGGCCGGGTGTGTGGTGGTGCCGGTGAACACCATGTCGACCCGCGCCGAGGTCGACTACTTCCTCACCGACGCCGACTGCGCGCTCGCCATCGCCTGGCATGAGCTCGGGCCTGCGGTCACCGAGGCCGCCGACCACACCGGGACACCGTTCTGGTCGCTGCCCGCCGGCGCGCAGGTGGCCGCCGAACCCGTCGAATGCGCCGACCGCGACCGCACCGATACTGCGGCCATCCTCTACACCTCGGGCACCACCGGACGCCCCAAGGGCGCACAGCTGACGGTCGGGAACCTGCTGGCCGGCGGCGAGATCGGCGCTGCGAGCAGCCGCGGCACCGCCGCCGACCGCACCGGCACCGGGCTGCCGCTGTTCCATGTGTTCGGCCAGGCCGCGGTCATGATGTCGTGTTTCACCGCCGGCGGATCGCTGTCGCTGCTGGCGCGTTTCGACCCCGTCGCCATGCTGGAAATGCTGCGCCGGGACCGGTTGACCATCATGGCCGGTGTACCGACGATGTGGAACGCCATGCTGCGCGCCGCCGATTCCGCCGACCCGGCCGATTTCGTCCAGTTGCGCGTCGCCATCTCCGGCGGTGCGTCGCTACCCGGTGAGGTCGCGCGCGAGTTCCAGAAGACGTTCGGGTGCACGATTCTCGAGGGCTACGGCCTCACCGAGACCACCGCCTTCGGCACCTTCAACGATCTCGACCGCGGCGCCAAGATCGGCTACACCGGCCGCGCGGTCGAGCGCACCCGCGTCGAGGTCCGCGACCACGACGGGGCGCCGTGCCCGCCCGGCGAGGTCGGGGAGGTGTTCGTGCGCGGTGAGACGGTGATGAAGGGCTACTGGCGCAGGCCCGAGGCCACCGCCGATGTCCTGTCCCCCGACGGCTGGTTCCGCACCGGCGACCTGGGCGAATTCGACGCCGACGGCGATCTGCGCATCGTCGACCGGGTCAAGGACCTGATCATCCGGGGCGGCTACAACGTCTATCCGGGCGAGGTCGAGGAGGTCCTGTACGAGCACCCCGAGATCGTCGAAGCCGCAGTGGTCGGCGTGCCGGACGACCATTACGGCGAGGAGGTCGCCGCCGTCATCGTCACCGCACCCGACTCGGGCCTGGATGCCGAGGGTGTCTCGCACTGGAGCCGGGAGCGGCTGTCGGCCTACAAGATTCCGCGCATCATCCGATTCACCGACGCCCTGCCCAAGGGTGCCACCGGCAAGATTCTCAAACGGGCCATCGACCGGGAATCGCTGCGCCAGTAG
- a CDS encoding MFS transporter, translated as MTAPPVEPAGQAAEAAADDVHRRRAHRKLLTAGLVGSSIEWYDFFLYGTAAALVFPDVFFPDSSALMGTLLSFSTFWAGFVARPIGGVLAGHFGDKYGRKPAVVACLLGMGLATFLIGCLPGAHAIGVVAPILLVTLRFLQGMACGGQWGGIVLLLTESASPKRRGFAGTFGQMGVPLGVILGNLVFLIAAEAISEEAFLSWGWRVPFFCSALLFPVVLYIQTKVEDTPEFRDLQKEVADKRATAVAQAPLAEAIRLHWRKILLGCGLLAATNTAFYISIAGVLSYGTQELGMKHNDILSISLVVSLLGGGVILWSGALSDRVGRRPLILIGGIGLAVWAFPYFWLVDTAKLPMFFIAVAVGTLFQSMTYGPLAAFMGELFEPRLRYSGASLAYQLAAITVSGGTPFIMTALIANTGSTVLVSVYLAAMGLVTVFSAWILRETNPAAVRADPAAVPGEQFYR; from the coding sequence ATGACCGCACCCCCCGTAGAACCCGCAGGCCAGGCCGCCGAGGCGGCCGCCGACGATGTGCACCGCCGGCGCGCCCATCGCAAACTGCTCACCGCCGGCCTGGTCGGCAGCTCGATCGAGTGGTACGACTTCTTCCTCTACGGAACCGCCGCCGCCCTGGTCTTCCCGGACGTCTTCTTCCCCGATAGCTCCGCGCTGATGGGCACCTTGCTCTCATTCAGTACGTTCTGGGCGGGCTTCGTGGCCCGGCCGATCGGCGGTGTGCTGGCCGGCCATTTCGGTGACAAGTACGGCCGCAAACCCGCCGTGGTGGCCTGTCTGCTCGGCATGGGCCTGGCCACTTTCCTCATCGGCTGTCTGCCCGGCGCGCACGCGATCGGTGTCGTCGCGCCGATCCTGCTGGTGACGCTGCGGTTCCTGCAGGGCATGGCCTGCGGCGGGCAGTGGGGCGGAATTGTGCTGCTGCTCACCGAATCCGCGAGTCCGAAGCGCCGCGGGTTCGCCGGCACCTTCGGCCAGATGGGTGTGCCGCTCGGGGTGATCCTCGGCAACCTGGTGTTCCTCATCGCCGCCGAGGCGATCTCCGAGGAGGCCTTCCTGAGCTGGGGCTGGCGGGTGCCGTTCTTCTGTAGCGCACTGTTGTTCCCGGTGGTGCTCTACATCCAGACCAAGGTCGAGGACACCCCCGAATTCCGGGACCTGCAAAAGGAAGTGGCCGACAAACGCGCCACCGCGGTCGCCCAGGCCCCGCTGGCCGAGGCGATCCGGCTGCACTGGCGCAAGATCCTGCTCGGCTGCGGCTTGCTGGCCGCCACCAATACCGCCTTCTACATCAGCATCGCCGGCGTGCTCAGCTACGGAACCCAGGAATTGGGTATGAAGCACAACGACATCCTGTCGATTTCGCTGGTCGTGTCCCTGCTCGGCGGCGGCGTCATCCTGTGGTCGGGTGCGCTCTCGGATCGGGTCGGCCGCAGACCGTTGATCCTGATCGGCGGTATCGGGCTGGCGGTGTGGGCGTTTCCGTACTTCTGGCTGGTCGACACCGCGAAACTGCCGATGTTCTTCATCGCTGTTGCCGTCGGCACGCTGTTCCAATCGATGACCTACGGTCCGCTGGCGGCGTTCATGGGCGAGCTGTTCGAACCACGACTGCGCTACTCGGGTGCGTCGCTGGCCTATCAGTTGGCCGCGATCACCGTCAGCGGCGGCACGCCGTTCATCATGACCGCGCTGATCGCCAATACCGGCTCCACCGTGCTGGTTTCGGTATATCTGGCCGCGATGGGCCTGGTGACCGTCTTCAGCGCCTGGATCCTGCGCGAGACCAACCCCGCCGCCGTGCGCGCCGACCCCGCCGCCGTCCCGGGCGAGCAGTTCTACCGCTGA
- a CDS encoding acetyl-CoA C-acyltransferase, with protein sequence MRQAVIVSTARTPIGKAYRGAFSDTSGQRLAAHAIEHAVRRAGIEGAEIDDVVLGCALQQGSTGNNVARQAALRAGLPDAVSGMTIDRQCSSGLMAIATAAKQIVADGMRITVGGGVESISLVQNDHANTYRATDPWLNEHVPSIYMPMLHTAEIVAERYGVTRERQDEFALLSQQRTAAAQQAGRFDDEIVALPSVVRGADPETGEVVERQVSLAEDEGNRPGTTLDTLAGLRPVLPDGRITQVSTVTAGNASQLSDGASASVLMEAGEAERRGLTPLGIYRGIAVAGRAPDEMGIGPVFAIPKLLDTHGLTIDDIGLWELNEAFASQAVYCRDKLGIDPERLNVNGGGISIGHPYGMTGARLVGHALIEGRRRGVRYVVITMCVGGGMGAAGLFEVV encoded by the coding sequence ATGAGACAAGCAGTGATCGTGTCGACGGCGCGCACGCCGATCGGCAAGGCCTATCGAGGCGCGTTCAGCGATACCTCGGGCCAGCGGTTGGCCGCCCACGCGATCGAACATGCGGTGCGCCGCGCCGGAATCGAGGGCGCGGAGATCGATGACGTCGTGCTCGGCTGCGCGTTGCAGCAGGGTTCGACCGGCAACAATGTCGCCCGCCAGGCGGCGCTGCGGGCCGGTCTACCCGACGCGGTGTCCGGGATGACCATCGACCGGCAGTGCTCATCGGGGCTGATGGCGATCGCCACCGCGGCCAAACAGATCGTCGCCGACGGCATGCGGATCACGGTCGGCGGCGGTGTCGAATCGATCTCGCTGGTGCAGAACGACCACGCCAACACCTATCGCGCCACCGACCCCTGGCTGAACGAGCATGTGCCGTCGATCTATATGCCGATGCTGCACACCGCCGAGATCGTCGCCGAACGCTACGGCGTGACCCGCGAGCGTCAGGACGAGTTCGCGCTGCTGTCCCAGCAGCGCACCGCCGCGGCGCAGCAGGCCGGTCGCTTCGACGACGAGATCGTCGCGCTGCCCTCGGTCGTCCGCGGCGCCGACCCCGAGACCGGCGAGGTCGTCGAGCGACAGGTGAGCTTGGCCGAGGACGAGGGCAACCGGCCCGGTACCACGCTCGACACCCTGGCCGGCCTGCGGCCCGTGCTGCCGGACGGCCGGATCACCCAGGTGTCGACCGTGACCGCGGGCAATGCGTCGCAACTCTCCGACGGCGCGTCGGCGTCGGTGCTGATGGAGGCCGGTGAGGCCGAACGGCGCGGGCTGACCCCACTGGGGATCTACCGCGGCATCGCGGTGGCCGGTCGTGCGCCCGACGAGATGGGCATCGGGCCGGTGTTCGCCATCCCGAAGCTGCTCGACACCCACGGTCTCACCATCGACGACATCGGGCTGTGGGAGCTCAACGAGGCGTTCGCCTCCCAGGCGGTGTACTGCCGGGACAAGCTCGGGATCGATCCGGAGCGGCTCAACGTCAACGGTGGTGGCATTTCCATCGGGCACCCGTACGGGATGACCGGTGCGCGGCTGGTCGGGCACGCGCTGATCGAAGGCCGGCGACGCGGGGTCCGATACGTCGTGATCACCATGTGCGTCGGCGGCGGCATGGGCGCGGCCGGGCTGTTCGAGGTGGTCTGA
- a CDS encoding MaoC family dehydratase: MVDTTVLPVRPKSYAELTELIGRELGPTDWHEVTQQRVDAFADATGDHQWIHVDPERAAASPLGGTIAHGLYSLSLGPALSYTLLAFDGFTHSLNYGYNKVRFPGPVPVGSRIRMRATIVSAEQVAGGIQIVMRQVVEREGSDKPVVVAESVARVVE; the protein is encoded by the coding sequence ATGGTCGATACGACCGTCCTTCCGGTTCGGCCGAAGAGCTACGCCGAACTCACCGAACTGATCGGCCGCGAACTCGGCCCGACCGACTGGCACGAGGTGACCCAGCAGCGGGTCGACGCCTTCGCCGACGCCACCGGCGATCACCAGTGGATCCACGTCGATCCCGAACGCGCCGCGGCGAGCCCGCTCGGCGGCACCATCGCGCACGGGCTCTACAGCCTGTCGCTGGGACCGGCGCTGTCGTACACGTTGCTGGCCTTCGACGGATTCACCCACAGCCTGAACTACGGCTACAACAAGGTCCGTTTCCCGGGCCCGGTTCCGGTGGGATCGCGAATCCGCATGCGCGCCACCATCGTTTCCGCCGAGCAGGTCGCGGGCGGCATCCAGATCGTCATGCGCCAGGTCGTGGAACGCGAGGGCAGTGACAAGCCCGTGGTCGTGGCCGAATCGGTCGCTCGCGTCGTCGAATAA
- a CDS encoding QsdR family transcriptional regulator: protein MSISPDDVYRRAARTIAHGQRLEVNALIDQLHVSRATLFRKAGNREQILGEAIWRIADHSFGAASARWRRAYGGAVRDGSGTLRSVRIITDHGAAIAADRGMRRLLDEEPKVAMRVLTDPYGAVQPRTIARVQQLIADDVREAGLEPAVELDDLAYAVVRLGESMLYADLLAGRRPNIDNANTLVAALITGVLAAR, encoded by the coding sequence ATGTCGATCTCACCCGATGACGTCTACCGTCGAGCCGCGCGGACGATCGCGCACGGGCAGCGCCTGGAAGTGAACGCGCTGATCGACCAATTGCATGTCTCGCGGGCCACGCTGTTCCGCAAGGCGGGCAACCGCGAACAGATCCTCGGCGAGGCGATCTGGCGGATAGCCGACCACAGCTTCGGTGCCGCGAGCGCTCGGTGGCGGCGGGCCTACGGCGGTGCGGTCCGCGACGGGTCCGGGACGTTGCGATCGGTCCGCATCATCACCGATCACGGTGCCGCGATCGCGGCGGACCGCGGTATGCGGCGACTGCTGGACGAGGAACCGAAGGTGGCGATGCGGGTGCTGACCGACCCGTACGGCGCGGTACAGCCCCGCACGATCGCGCGGGTGCAGCAGCTGATCGCCGACGACGTGCGCGAGGCCGGTCTCGAGCCGGCGGTCGAACTCGACGATCTGGCCTATGCCGTTGTGCGGCTGGGGGAATCGATGTTGTACGCCGATCTCCTGGCCGGGCGCCGGCCGAATATCGACAACGCCAACACCCTGGTCGCCGCACTCATCACCGGCGTGCTGGCTGCGCGCTGA
- a CDS encoding lipase family protein, with the protein MNHTRRRARPAFAGRLALLTIAVTLAASTFTGLGPAGAEEQPGATAPTAPAGAPGDVISAEPYSFKVVPGLPTPTKAWKIFYHSTDALGQPSVVSGTVIVPEDGKTGTRPLVTYAVGTVGMGDQCAPSATFIQGKNLEGMSVGELLMRGWAVAVTDYPGLGTPGDHPYLVGRSEGTAVLDAARAAQRLPELRQAGVSPASPVGIMGYSQGGQASAWAAELAGEYAPELQVKAAASGGVPADVLKDALDKNGSDGNPAASLMVAIGHDAAYPELDLDSYLTAQGRDLVQQLRGGCVLDNVRAGEGHSLNEALARNPLDDPQWRQRLGEDRLGSVRTAFPLYLFHGTTDQVVSYGLGEQLRADWCAGGNTVEWHAYPLADHAGAVMIGGDDAVDWLGERLNGRPAQGNCGS; encoded by the coding sequence ATGAACCACACCCGCCGCCGAGCGCGGCCCGCATTCGCCGGCCGGCTGGCACTGCTCACCATCGCTGTCACGCTGGCAGCGAGCACTTTCACCGGGCTAGGCCCGGCCGGCGCCGAGGAGCAACCCGGCGCCACCGCCCCCACCGCCCCAGCCGGCGCACCCGGTGACGTGATCAGCGCGGAGCCCTATTCCTTCAAGGTGGTGCCGGGCCTGCCGACCCCGACCAAGGCGTGGAAGATCTTCTACCACTCGACCGACGCCCTGGGCCAGCCGAGCGTCGTGTCCGGCACCGTGATCGTGCCCGAGGACGGCAAGACCGGAACCCGGCCGTTGGTGACCTACGCTGTCGGCACCGTCGGTATGGGCGATCAGTGCGCGCCATCGGCTACGTTCATCCAGGGCAAGAATCTCGAGGGCATGTCGGTCGGTGAGCTGCTGATGCGCGGCTGGGCCGTGGCCGTCACCGACTACCCCGGCCTGGGCACTCCCGGCGACCACCCGTATCTCGTCGGCCGCTCCGAAGGCACCGCCGTCCTCGATGCCGCCCGCGCCGCCCAGCGCCTGCCCGAGCTGCGGCAGGCGGGGGTGAGCCCGGCCTCGCCGGTCGGGATCATGGGCTACTCCCAGGGTGGCCAGGCCAGCGCCTGGGCGGCCGAACTCGCCGGTGAGTACGCACCGGAGCTCCAGGTGAAGGCCGCGGCCAGCGGCGGCGTTCCCGCCGATGTGCTGAAAGACGCACTCGACAAGAACGGCAGCGACGGGAATCCAGCGGCCTCGCTCATGGTCGCGATCGGCCACGACGCGGCCTATCCCGAACTCGATCTGGACTCGTATCTGACCGCCCAGGGCCGTGACCTCGTGCAGCAGCTGCGCGGTGGCTGCGTCCTGGACAATGTGCGCGCCGGCGAGGGCCATTCGCTGAACGAGGCACTCGCACGCAACCCACTCGACGATCCGCAGTGGCGGCAACGGCTCGGCGAGGACCGTCTGGGCAGCGTTCGCACTGCTTTCCCGCTCTACCTCTTCCACGGAACCACCGATCAGGTCGTGTCCTACGGTCTCGGCGAGCAATTGCGCGCCGACTGGTGCGCGGGCGGCAATACCGTCGAATGGCATGCCTACCCGCTGGCCGATCATGCGGGCGCGGTCATGATCGGCGGCGACGACGCCGTGGATTGGCTCGGCGAACGCTTGAACGGCAGGCCCGCACAAGGTAACTGCGGGTCCTGA
- a CDS encoding SDR family oxidoreductase has translation MKVNAKTAIVTGAGRGIGAALCARLVQAGARVVVADLDEAAAGDVADALCAERPDAAVAVAGDVADESYLRELIATAEDRFGPVQLFFANAGIPGRPGLGDDDGWTRAFDVHVLAHVRAARMLVDGWVERGEGYFVSTASAAGLLTQIGAADYSVTKHAAVAFAEWLSVTYGGQGVRVSCLCPMGVDTAMLQAGTESDDRWGAAAARAVTAAGAVLSPDDVAGEVLAAVEDERFLILPHAQVAEMHRQKVTDYDRWLRGMRRYQASLLAVE, from the coding sequence GTGAAGGTCAACGCAAAGACCGCCATCGTGACCGGCGCCGGGCGCGGGATCGGCGCCGCGCTCTGCGCTCGGCTGGTGCAGGCCGGCGCCCGGGTCGTCGTCGCGGATCTCGATGAAGCCGCCGCCGGCGACGTGGCGGATGCGCTATGTGCCGAACGGCCGGATGCCGCGGTCGCGGTGGCGGGAGACGTCGCCGATGAAAGCTATCTGCGCGAGCTGATCGCGACGGCCGAGGACCGCTTCGGACCGGTGCAGCTGTTCTTCGCCAATGCCGGAATCCCCGGTCGTCCAGGCCTCGGCGACGACGACGGCTGGACTCGCGCCTTCGATGTGCACGTCCTGGCGCATGTGCGGGCGGCGCGGATGTTGGTCGACGGCTGGGTCGAGCGCGGCGAGGGCTACTTCGTCTCGACCGCGTCGGCCGCGGGTCTGCTGACCCAGATCGGGGCCGCCGACTATTCGGTCACCAAGCACGCCGCGGTGGCCTTCGCCGAATGGCTCAGCGTGACCTACGGCGGCCAGGGCGTTCGGGTGAGCTGCCTGTGCCCGATGGGAGTGGACACCGCGATGTTGCAGGCCGGCACGGAATCCGATGATCGCTGGGGTGCCGCCGCCGCGCGTGCCGTCACCGCGGCGGGTGCGGTGCTGAGCCCCGACGACGTCGCCGGCGAGGTGCTCGCCGCCGTCGAGGACGAACGCTTCCTGATCCTGCCGCACGCTCAGGTCGCTGAGATGCATCGGCAGAAGGTCACCGACTACGACAGGTGGTTGCGCGGCATGCGCCGCTACCAGGCCTCACTGCTCGCCGTCGAGTGA